CTGGACTATCCCAAAACTGTCTCCAAAGTCCCGTTGTCTCCCAGAAAAAGGCCCGATATAGTCCGGTCGTTGGATACGCGCGCATGGCGATTTGCGGGGGGATCACATGAAAATAAAGCGGACGGTCGTCCTCTGCGGGAAGCACCTGTGTGAAAACGGCAAAGTTCTAATTCCCGCTCAACCCAGACACCTTGACCATGTAAGATATTGAAAAGAGATCAGCGAAACATTCTCCGGGTGGCCTCTTTGCCTTTTCTTTAGAATTCCTCATACGTATGGAGGTCTGCCTTTTGGCCACTGCGTATCGACCTGTTGAGAATACAGTTCGGACATGATTTTGACGAGTTCGGCGTTCTTCATGAAGATGCGCATATCGCCGCGTATCCTGATTGCTCCGCGCAAGCCGGCTTCGATGAAATCACGCATGCCGGCAGCTATTTCTTCGAAAACGGTGGCCGGACCGCTGAAACGGAAGTCAAGTCCCTTGCCGTCCATTGTCTCGGAAAGTTCTTTGTATTCCTGGCATTTTCCCTTATCGAACAGGATAAAGAAATATTTCGCCTGTCCGTTGCCGATATACGGTGATTTTCCGTCCCCCGCAATTTCAACGCAAATGCGCCACTGGCCCTGAGGCGCGCGAGCGGAGATGTCTTCGCGGCTGTTCACCAGCGCCTTCAGCGTGTCGTACCAGTCTATTGAATAGATATCAGCCATATTCCCCCCCGCCAATTTTTCAGTATCCTCTGTCCGCTTGTTCCCAGAGCCTCGGAAGTCCGAAGTCCTGCGCGATAGACTTGAAGGCATTGTATCCGCATGCCGCAAACACGCCGCCGGACGGATGCGTATATGGCCCACAAAGATACAGCCCGTCTATCTCGGTTCGATATTGTGACGCCTCGGGAAACGGCCTCATCCAGCCCGCCTGATCGGCTGCAAGCGAGCCGTTTGAAAAGCAGCCTTCACGCATCAGCATTGTCTGCTCCATGTCGAGGGGTGTATAGAGTGTGTGGGCGAGCACATTAGCGCACGTCATATTGGGCGCATATTTTTCCCAATGATTGCGAAATTTGTCGTTGTAGGTGGATCGGACTTTATCCCATTCCGCGGGCGTCAGTTCGCTTGCCTTCGGGAAGAAAAACCATCCGCTCATTGAGTGCCTGCCGGGTGGCGCCTGTGTCGGGTCCCAAAGTGAATTTACCCAGGTGCCGGCGCCGGGCGTGCCGGGTATCTTGCCCTGTGTCGCTTCCCTGATATAGTTAATCATCTCCTCGGGTGTTTCGAAGCCGACGATCGTGTAAAACGTCTTGTTGATATTCGGATCCCATTTCGCCGACTTGTAATCCGGTGCCTCCTTCAGGGCAAATGAGGTCGTGCCCAGGCAATGGTCGGGTCCTATTCTGAAATTCTTGACCCGTTTGATCCACAGCTCGCTAAGGTTTTGCTTGCCCACAAGATCGAACAGCGTTTGCTTGAGGTCGGCATTGCTGGCAATCAGTTTCTTCGCTTCAAACTGTGTTCCGTCCTCCAGCCTGACGCCGGCGGCGCGACCGTTCTTGATAATGATCTCGCGCACGAGCGAGTTCTCGCGCATGGCGACTCCTTCCCGCCTGCACGCGCTCTCCATGGCGTGGCTGAGCGTGTGGGTCCCGCCGACACACATCTTCCAGATGCCGATGAGCCACAGGATACAGGCGATGAAAGAAAAGCCGGTCGCGGTCCACTCCGGCGGGGTGCCCCACTCTAACACTTGGCGATAAAGCATCGTCCT
This genomic interval from Candidatus Abyssobacteria bacterium SURF_5 contains the following:
- a CDS encoding NAD(P)/FAD-dependent oxidoreductase, producing MKAYDAIVIGGGHNGLTLAAYLQRAGMQTLVLERRHEWGSGLATEEVTLPGFLHNTHAQYMEFIDYMPFYHDFGLEKLGAKMIYPVNQCGITFADGRPPIIVHNPQHLDLTYKSIAQYSKQDAETFCELKRKTMEVDHLFCMLYWNPPVMPPDDSLHGPEDITIALLEHLGLGKEMLNKSVRVIIDETFETPELRTMLYRQVLEWGTPPEWTATGFSFIACILWLIGIWKMCVGGTHTLSHAMESACRREGVAMRENSLVREIIIKNGRAAGVRLEDGTQFEAKKLIASNADLKQTLFDLVGKQNLSELWIKRVKNFRIGPDHCLGTTSFALKEAPDYKSAKWDPNINKTFYTIVGFETPEEMINYIREATQGKIPGTPGAGTWVNSLWDPTQAPPGRHSMSGWFFFPKASELTPAEWDKVRSTYNDKFRNHWEKYAPNMTCANVLAHTLYTPLDMEQTMLMREGCFSNGSLAADQAGWMRPFPEASQYRTEIDGLYLCGPYTHPSGGVFAACGYNAFKSIAQDFGLPRLWEQADRGY